The DNA sequence GTGGTGCAGGCCATGCTGCCTCTGGCCGGAGACGCCAGGATCACACTTTTCGGAACCGCGTCCGAGCGTCCCGCAGCCAGGGAGCTCATGTCGCGGTTGCCCGCGCGCCTGCTGGACCGCGTGGTGGACCTCACCGGGCGCACCGGCTGGCAGGAGCTGGCCGACACGGTGGCCGGACTGGACCGGCTGCTCACGCCTGACACCGGCATCATGCATCTGGCCGCGCATTTCGGCGTGCCGGTGTCGGCGGTGTTTCTGTCCTCGGCCTGGTGCCACGAGACAGGCCCCTACGGCCGGGGGCACACCATCTGGCAGGCCGTGCAGGACTGTTCACCGTGTCTGGAGTCTGCGCCCTGTCTCTGCGGGACCGCCTGCCTGGACGTATTCCGCCAGCGCGAATTCCTGCGTCTGGCCGGAGGCATAGGGCAGGGAGATCCGCCCGCTGGTCTGGTTGGCTGCCAAACCGATTTTGACGCGCTTGGGGTGGTGTGCGAGCCGTTTGCAGGGGCTGTTCCCCGCGAGCAGGCCGAACAGGCCGAGCGTCGCAGGGTGCGGGCCTTCGTGGCGCGGCATCTGGGAATAGAGGCCGGGAGCGTCGCGCCGCCCGCGCCCGATCTGGCCGAACGTCTGGTGGAGGAGCCTGATTTCATGCTGGACAAACATCAAGCGTTACTTGAGATTTTATGAGCCGCCCCCTGCGCATACTCGTGGTTCTGCCGCTCTACGGCGGCTCCCTGCCGGTGGGGCGGTCCTGCCAGCGTGCCCTGGCCTCGCTGGGACACGTGGTGGAGACCTTCGAGGCACCCGAGTTCCACGGGGCGTTTTCGGCCCTCAAGGGGCTTCGCGTCACCTCGGAGCGCCTGGACTACCTGGAGCACGCCTTTTTGCAGGTGGTGGCCCAGGCCATCCTCTCCAAGGCCGAGACCTTTCAGCCTGACCTGGTGCTGGCCATGGCCCAGGCTCCCCTGACCAAACAGGTGCTCAAACGCCTGCGCCAGGCTGGCATCCCCTCGGTGATGTGGTTCGTGGAGGACTTCCGGCTGTTCACCTACTGGGAGGCTTACGCCGCACATTACGACGCCTTCGCGGTGATCCAGAGGGAGCCGCTCCTTTCCAAGCTGGCCGAGGCCGGTCAGCCCAACGGGCTGTATCTGCCGCTGGCCGCCGATCCGGAGTTTCATAAGCCGCTGGAACTCTCGCCCGTGGAGAAGCGCCAGTTCGGTGCGGACCTGGCCTTCCTGGGCGCTGGCTATCCCAACCGGCGCACGGCCTTCAAGGAGCTGATGCGCTTTGGCCTGAAGATCTGGGGCTCGGACTGGGAAGGCGACGAAATCCTGGCACCGCTGGTGCAGCGCGGGGGCGAGCGCATCTCCTCCGAGGACTCGGTGAAGATTTTTAACTCCACGGCTGTGAACCTGAACCTGCACTCCAGCGTTTCGGCCAAGGAGCTGGTCTCAGGCGGGGATTTCGTCAATCCGCGCACCTTCGAACTGGCCATGTGCGGCGCGTTCCAACTGGTGGACCGCCGCCAGCTGCTGCCCGAGATGTTCGGCCCGGACGAGCTTGCCACGTTCGGCAACATGGAAGAGCTGATCGAGAAGATTCAGCACTTCCTGGCTGCCCCTGACGAACGCGCTGAGTACGCCCGAAAGGCGCGTGCGCGTGCGCTTGCGGATCACACCTATCAGTCCCGCATGCGGACCCTGATCGCATTTCTTGAAGAACGCCTGGAAGGGTGGCCCAAGCCGCGCCAGGACGAGGACGCCATGTCCGTGCTGCCCGAAGAGTACCGCGAGGAGGCGGCAAAGCTTCTGACCGGGCTTGGCCTGACGCCGGACGCCGCGTTCTCCGATCTGGTCTGGGCGCTTCGCGCCAGGGCCGGGAAGCTCTCCCCCGTGGAGACAGCCATTCTGTTCCTGGACGAGTGGCGCAAGCAGTACGGGGTCAGGCAGGAGTAGGCGTGCCCAAGGATATTCTTATCATTGCGGGGCCGAACGGAGCCGGGAAGACCACATTTGCCCGGACCTTTTTGCCGCGCGAAGGCGGTTGCCTCACGTTCATCAATGCTGATTATATTGCTCAAGGATTGTCTCCTCTTGCCCCGGAGCTGGGAGCTGTTCGTGCGGGAAAGCTGATGATCAAGGAGATTGATCGGATGCTTGAGAAGGGGGAGTCGTTCACGATTGAAACAACCTTGAGCGGGCTTGTCTATGCCAGGAAGATACCGCAATGGCAGGCCTTGGGCTACACGGTTACTCTAGTATTCCTGCGTTTGCCCAGCAGCGAGGCGGCTTTGAAACGTGTGCGATTTCGTGTCGCGCAGGGTGGACATGCGATCCCGGATGGTGATGTGACACGGCGATTTGTGAAGGGTCTGCATAACTTTGAAATAAAGTACAAGTCTTTGGTGAACAAGTGGTTCTTGTTTGATAACTCAAGCGAAGTGCCAATCCTTGTTGAAGAAGGGAGCAATCCATGAATTGCAAACAGGGATTTAAGTCCCTCAAGGTGGAAGACATAGAGAGGGCCTTGTGCCGTGCTGCTGAAATAGCCAAGGATACGGCGCGCCTCCACGGGACCCCGCTCGTGGTTTGGGAAAACGGCAAGCTCGTCGAAAAGTACCTGGAGCCGAAGGGAGTCGTAAAGGTCCGTTCGGAGCCCTGAATCCGGCCAGCGCCACGATGGGCGGTCCTGCCCGCGCCAGGGCTGGTAAGTTCTCTCCCGTGGAGACAGCCATTCTGTTCCTGGACGAGTGGCGCAAACAGTACGGGGTCAGGCAGGAGTAGTCGGCAGCAAATCGGAGCGCCATGTTCGTCCTCGACCACAACGCCCCTGAGCCGCTGTATGTGCAGCTTTCCCGGCAGATCAGGGAGCGCGTGCTCTCCGGGAAGCTGCTTGCGGACAGCAAGCTTCCTTCGGTCAGGGACCTGGCCGCAGAGCTCTCGGTCAGCCGCAACACGGTTGAAAGCACCTATCTGGAGTTGCACGCCGAAGGGTTCATCTACGCAAGGCCACGAAGCGGCTACTTCGTGTCCGCCCTGGACCGCGAGCCCGCGCCGCCGGTATCGAGGCCAAGGCCGCACGTGCGAGACTTGCCAAATCTGGCAGACGCGCCGCCCCAGACCCGACCTGTCTTCCGGTACGATTTTCATCCCGCCAGACTCGACCGCGACAGCTTCCCGGCACCCCTGTGGCGCAAGTACTATCTGGAAAGCCTGCGCGAGCATTCCTCCGATCTCGCCGTGTACGGCGAGATGCAGGGGCATCAGCGACTTCGCCTGTGCATCCAGGGCTATCTGGAACGCTCGCGCGGGGTGGTCTGCACTCCCGAATAGATCGTCATCTGCGCCGGATTGCAGCACGCCTTGAGTCTCGTGGCGGGGCTGTTCCGGCACTCCCGTCCCAGGGTCGCGGTAGAGAATCCAGGCTACTTCCTTCCACGGTCGGTACTGCGAAACCACGGCCTGGAGGTGGTCCCCGTTCCCGTGCGCTCCGGCGGCATGGACCTGGACGCCCTGCGGCAGAGCGGATGCTCCGTTGCTTACGTCACGCCCTCGCACCAGTTCCCGTTGGGGCACGTCATGCCCGTGGAGAACCGCCTGAAGCTCATCGAGTGGGCCAGGGCGGAGGGGCACGCCGTCATCGAGGACGATTACGACAGCGAACTGCGGTACAAGGGCGAGCCGATACCCTCGCTGCAGGGGCTCTCTCCCGACGGCAACATCTTCTACCTGGGGACATTCTCCAAGATTCTCTCACCGGCTCTGCGCCTGAGCTACATGGTGCTCCCGCAGGCCGTGCTGCCAGCGTATCGCCGCCTTTTCGGCGACTACCAGTCCTCTTCCTCGCTGCTGGAGCAGAGCACGCTGGCCAGATTCATGGAGCACGGCCACTGGGAGCGGCATATCAGGCGCGTGCGCACAGGCTGCAAGAGGAAGCACGACGCCTTGCTGCGCGCCATCGACCGCCATTTCGGAGACGGCGCCGACATCATCGGGCAGGGGGCGGGCCTCCACGTCGTGCTGCGGCTTTCCGGCGTCTCAATGAGCGAGGAGGAACTCGTGAAAAAGGCCGGAGCGGCTGGAGTCAGGCTGTTCCCGTTTTCCGAGACCCTGGACGGCGGCGGTGAGGATTCCGGCATGCTGCTCCTGGGTTTCGGGGCCATGCAACCCGAGGAGATTGACCGGGCAGTGGAGTTGCTGTCCAGGGTCTGTTTGAGCCCGCCCGTGGAGCCTTTTGCGGCAGGGGGCTGATCCTGCCGCTTCGGCCTTTGATGTCATGGCCGGAGAGTTTCTCCCGGCGGGTTCCGGTTTTGGGCCAGCCGCGTCGTTCAGGAATCTGACCCCGTGTTATTTTTCGCATCTGCCCCTGTTATTCCCGGACGATTTCGCTACACCCGCGATGACGCGTGCGTGCCAAGGCCTGCCGGTCCGCCAGACCTGCGGATTCCCGGAGCGGGGCGGCGTATGCGCGCGAAACACGACAGCATGGAGAGTTTGAAAATGATTCCTGAAAAAATGCTCGAAGTCATAAAGAACGAAGGCGTGGTGGCCATCGCCACCCAGGGGGCGGACGGCCCCCATCTGGTAAACACCTGGAACAGCTACCTGAAGATCGCCGACGGCAAACGGATCATCATTCCTGTGGGCGGAATGCAGAAGACCGAGAAGAACGTGGCCGGAAACAACAACGTGCTGATGACCGTGGGAAGCCGCAAGGTGGCCGGAAGAAACGGTCCGGGCACGGGCTTTCTGATCCGGGGCGTGGCCGCTTTCGAGACCTCCGGCCCGGATTTCGAGGCCGTGGCCAAGTTCAAGTGGGCGCGTGCCGCGCTGGTGATCACGGTCACGTCCGTGGAGCAGACGCTTTAGCCTTTCCTGATGCGGCCCGGTTGATCCGGACGGCCCAGATGGCCTGAAAGACCGGGATCGATACAACTACCGGGACCGGCGAGGCAGTTCAACTGGAAGTGCCTTCCGGTCCCGGCCATCAACCCGGATTGTCGGAGACCGCCAGGGCTCATGCCTGCCGAGACGGCCAGTGCCTCCGGGCTGGCGGCGCAAACAGGGCGGCGCAGGCAGGTGGAGCTTTGCCGCCGTTCAGATCCGGGAGAAGCTCGCGGCCATAAAAAAAGGGGGCCGAAGCCCCCTTGTATGCTCGAAAAATCTTCCCGCGATCCGCTACAAACCCAGCGACGCCAGCAGGTCGTCCACGGACGCCTGGTTGGAGTCCGTCTGCGGTCCCTTCAGGTCCGACACCTTCTTGTCCGCTTCCGCCTCGATCTGGTCCAGGTCCATGTCCGGGGCTTCCTCGTGGGCTTTCACCTTGAGGCCGGTGGACAGGTACAGGTCCAGCACGATGGCTTCCACGTTCTTGATGGCCCCTATGATGCGCTTGATGCGCTGGCCGGTGA is a window from the Fundidesulfovibrio putealis DSM 16056 genome containing:
- a CDS encoding CgeB family protein, which encodes MSRPLRILVVLPLYGGSLPVGRSCQRALASLGHVVETFEAPEFHGAFSALKGLRVTSERLDYLEHAFLQVVAQAILSKAETFQPDLVLAMAQAPLTKQVLKRLRQAGIPSVMWFVEDFRLFTYWEAYAAHYDAFAVIQREPLLSKLAEAGQPNGLYLPLAADPEFHKPLELSPVEKRQFGADLAFLGAGYPNRRTAFKELMRFGLKIWGSDWEGDEILAPLVQRGGERISSEDSVKIFNSTAVNLNLHSSVSAKELVSGGDFVNPRTFELAMCGAFQLVDRRQLLPEMFGPDELATFGNMEELIEKIQHFLAAPDERAEYARKARARALADHTYQSRMRTLIAFLEERLEGWPKPRQDEDAMSVLPEEYREEAAKLLTGLGLTPDAAFSDLVWALRARAGKLSPVETAILFLDEWRKQYGVRQE
- a CDS encoding GntR family transcriptional regulator codes for the protein MFVLDHNAPEPLYVQLSRQIRERVLSGKLLADSKLPSVRDLAAELSVSRNTVESTYLELHAEGFIYARPRSGYFVSALDREPAPPVSRPRPHVRDLPNLADAPPQTRPVFRYDFHPARLDRDSFPAPLWRKYYLESLREHSSDLAVYGEMQGHQRLRLCIQGYLERSRGVVCTPE
- a CDS encoding pyridoxamine 5'-phosphate oxidase family protein, coding for MIPEKMLEVIKNEGVVAIATQGADGPHLVNTWNSYLKIADGKRIIIPVGGMQKTEKNVAGNNNVLMTVGSRKVAGRNGPGTGFLIRGVAAFETSGPDFEAVAKFKWARAALVITVTSVEQTL
- a CDS encoding glycosyltransferase family 9 protein; its protein translation is MGRHHNKSGPVRKATFFPPGLGITQIPMKPVLVVQLARFGDLVQTKRLVLGLIRAGREVHLLVDASLKSLAGLLYPAAVVHTVNAHSAPDPLRLLDSLSGLAAAGFGRVYNLNFAGLSMAVSSLFDPDTVRGYRLESGQPTRDPWAAMAMRWTKNRRLGAVNLADFWAGFSLPMADASSVNPDAAPRGGGLGVAMAGRHARRSLPPEVLAPVVQAMLPLAGDARITLFGTASERPAARELMSRLPARLLDRVVDLTGRTGWQELADTVAGLDRLLTPDTGIMHLAAHFGVPVSAVFLSSAWCHETGPYGRGHTIWQAVQDCSPCLESAPCLCGTACLDVFRQREFLRLAGGIGQGDPPAGLVGCQTDFDALGVVCEPFAGAVPREQAEQAERRRVRAFVARHLGIEAGSVAPPAPDLAERLVEEPDFMLDKHQALLEIL
- a CDS encoding zeta toxin family protein, whose protein sequence is MPKDILIIAGPNGAGKTTFARTFLPREGGCLTFINADYIAQGLSPLAPELGAVRAGKLMIKEIDRMLEKGESFTIETTLSGLVYARKIPQWQALGYTVTLVFLRLPSSEAALKRVRFRVAQGGHAIPDGDVTRRFVKGLHNFEIKYKSLVNKWFLFDNSSEVPILVEEGSNP
- a CDS encoding aminotransferase-like domain-containing protein yields the protein MCAGLQHALSLVAGLFRHSRPRVAVENPGYFLPRSVLRNHGLEVVPVPVRSGGMDLDALRQSGCSVAYVTPSHQFPLGHVMPVENRLKLIEWARAEGHAVIEDDYDSELRYKGEPIPSLQGLSPDGNIFYLGTFSKILSPALRLSYMVLPQAVLPAYRRLFGDYQSSSSLLEQSTLARFMEHGHWERHIRRVRTGCKRKHDALLRAIDRHFGDGADIIGQGAGLHVVLRLSGVSMSEEELVKKAGAAGVRLFPFSETLDGGGEDSGMLLLGFGAMQPEEIDRAVELLSRVCLSPPVEPFAAGG